The genomic stretch GCAACCGGAAATTGCTGGTACTCCCAGCTCCTTCCACCGTTCAATGTAAAATCCTGTACCGGATCCGATATCGAGGACACTGAGTTCAGAAGAAGAGTCACATAAAGGACCAGCCAGCCGGCGAAAAATTTTCTTCTTTGCCCAGTAGATCCACCGGTTATACGGGCGGCCGAGGCTCTCCCACCCTACCCCGCTTAGATCGTATTTTCCCATGAGCCGTTTTTCCCAATACGCTTTGGCGTCGAACTCATCATTCATGTCCCAATCCTTTACAATTTTCGGGAACAGGGCCGTCTGAGAGGGGTTTTTGCACATGAATTTCCCGGGAGAAACTTGCGAAAACCATCGTCGCAACCAGTACCATTAGCTCTGCCAGGGTTACTGTCACCCTCGTCATTATGGTGAGCGTGCCGGCATCCAAAGTGGAGAGTTGGGTTGAAAATCCGAGGAAAAATATCCCTTCCCGGACCCCAATCCCACCGGGGGCGAAGATAGCCAGAAAACCCGCTGATACAGCCAGAGCATACAGTCCTGTCCATGGAAGAAATATGTTCAGCGGGATGGGCGGGAACATACTCCTCGCAAGGAGAACCAGGGCAAATCCGAGGATAAACCAATTGGCGCTGTAAAGAAACATGTAGCGCAGGACGTCACCCCGGGATGCCCACCTCTCCAGGGGTTCCTTTCTAAACAGGGCGAGAACTCGATCGATCAAACGGTGAATCTTCCTTGGCGGGACGAGAACTATAGCTCCCAGGACAAGGAACCCGGCTGAGGCGGCCAAGGCGGTTTTTCCGAACAAGGCAGGGTAAAAAACGAGGGCCATGATGAGACCGGACAGGATGACGAAGATGTGTTCCTGGACGGCGGCTGCAACAACCTGGGTGGTTCTGATGTTTCTCCTGGCAAAGAAAACCGTTCTCGATGTAACCACCCAGACCTTGCCGGGGATATATTTGCCGAACAGTGAAAGGCAGAAGACCGGAAGCCCCTGTGAATAGGAAACGGAGGCACCGGTGCTTCGCAATACCGACACCCCGAGCACACCCTGAAAAAGAACGAAGACGAAGTGCAGCAGGAGGGCAAGCAGCAGCAAACCTATGTTCGCGTTTTCAAAAAGCGACCATATTTCGGTTCTGTTCCTGAAAACGAAAATACCGGCGAAGATGCACAGGATGAGGATGAAGATCAGGTTCAGAACCTTTAGGAAGGGTACTGGTTGGGCAGTATTTGCACCGCCGAAGCGGTTTTCCGGTGGGTCGGTAATTTCAGGTTTCATTTGAATCAGTACCCTGCCAGATCGGCAATATTTTTCGGAATGTTCCGTCAGTTGAAAGATTTTTAAACTCAGTTGGGGAAAGGACAAGAGACCGGACCCTTCTTTTAATATATTTCTCTGTTTTCCCAGTGATATCCTCAAGCTGTGCTTTATCCACATCTCCGATGAGGACGATGTCGATTATTCCGGAATCTTTCCCCTCTGCGTAATCACCTACAAGGTAAACTGCCTCCAGGTTTCCCAACCGTTCGATTACCGAATGGGCCAGCTTGTCGATCCCGGTGATCTTCCTCACCATGGAGGACAGCTCCGGGAAAAGGGGATGCTCGGTATTCGCCCGGTAATAGACGTTGCGCCCCTCCCTCTCGGAAACCAGGACCCCGTTCTTTGTCAGGTTGTTCAGCTCGGTCCTCACGGAATTGGTGGAGACCTTGAATTCGGAGGCCAGTTCACGCAGGTAGGCCCTCATGGCCGGGTTGAGGAAGAGCTTGACCAGGATATTTATCTTGGTTTTGGATGTTATGACGCCCGAAAGCATTTGCAGCACCCCGAGTGTTTAGTGAGTAATAAAAGTACTCGATATATAGCAAGGTCGATGCTCCTTGTCAAGTGTATATTGCGAGGGGTGCTGCAAATGCTGGACACGGTGACGCGAGGACACGAGGACACGGAGTAAGGCGGACGCGGGGACCCAGGGAAAGCAGACGCAGTGACGCGGAGACCCGGGGACACGGAGGGAAGATGGACACGAGGACGCGGAGTGGCACTCGGTTTGCACGCTTCTTTGGAAAATATAAGGACATTCAAAGGAGTGAAATATGTCGATGAACATTAGAGATTTCAGGGAGTTAAGAGTTTACGATGCAGCCATGTATGCGGCCATGGAGATCTTCAGGATTACCTCAGACTTTCCAAAGGAGGAGAAATACTCCCTTACCGACCAGGTCCGCAGATCATCAAGATCAGTGTGTTCCAACATTGCTGAGGCGTGGAGGAAAAGAAGATACCGTGCCGCTTTTATAGCCAAACTGAGCGATGCGGAAAGCGAAGCGGCCGAAACGCAGGTATGGCTTGAATTCGCTGATAAGTGTGAATATATAAAGGGAGAGATAAGGAAGGATTTGGGGATGTCATATGACAGGATTTTAACTCAGTTAGTTCACATGATCCACAATGCCGATGACTGGACTATCCGCGATAAAGCCAAGCTGAAATAGTAATGTATTCAGTTTGACATCTCAATTCAACAGTATCTCCGCGTCATCGCGTCGCCGTGTCTGCTGCACCCCGCGTCACCGCGTCTGACCCTCGGTCTGCACCCACGCCCCGAAGCGCCCTCTCGCCGTGGCTGCTCGGACACCAGGCCCAGTACGTTGATCGTCCCGGGACTGCGGGCGACCATGTTGTTTCGAGATGCTCCTTACGGGAAAAGGTTGTATCGCAGAATACAGTAGATGGCCTTGACACCATCCTTCCAGCCTATTTTCTTACCCTCTTCGTAGGTGCGACCGTAGTATGAGATAGGCACCTCATAAATTCGCAACTTTTTCCTGGCCATTTTGGCGGTGATCTCCGGCTCGAAGCCGAACCGGTTCTGCCGGATCGTTATGTCCTTCAAAGCTTCCTTGGTGAAGACCTTGTAGCAGGTCTCCATGTCGGTAAGGTTGATGTTAGTGAAGATGTTGGACAGAAGAGTCAGGAATCGGTTGCCGATGCTGTGCCAGAAATAGAGGACCCTGTGTG from bacterium BMS3Abin14 encodes the following:
- a CDS encoding paaX-like protein; this encodes MLSGVITSKTKINILVKLFLNPAMRAYLRELASEFKVSTNSVRTELNNLTKNGVLVSEREGRNVYYRANTEHPLFPELSSMVRKITGIDKLAHSVIERLGNLEAVYLVGDYAEGKDSGIIDIVLIGDVDKAQLEDITGKTEKYIKRRVRSLVLSPTEFKNLSTDGTFRKILPIWQGTDSNET